Genomic segment of Harmonia axyridis chromosome 6, icHarAxyr1.1, whole genome shotgun sequence:
GTTTATAATAATAGATTATACGTGTTACCGCCAGGACCGGCACAAGCAATTTTAGCGCCTGAAGCAAAACATTTTTCGgagcccctgctgaaaaagtatcaataaaccaaccccccccccccccaacaaAAACCATTACCTGctcgatgataattcgccatttttgatttctccagtgattttgctaatcgtttcctttctaaagtcgtttccactgggaTTCTtgtttttcggacatttttacctacaatgaATTCCTatatttcttcgacgccgatgaacaatgcgtaagtaataaatctgattctcacattcacaaaacactgcgtacgatcgatgaaagattacctatcacaccacaagatacaaagggcggtaaggcatgcaaagcttcgaaaactaaatgggattaaaaacatatgttccgctgaaaaaattcagcatttatcagtaattagtttcgaattcagaatcatAGGAATTttgcatatgttgaatgtgtaaacaaattacacgtaattcgaagtgttgtttttcgtctttgtgataTACATTCCATCTCTCATTCAAtaagggtaataggcaatgctacTTATATTGGTtaggttgccatgtgttatttattgaacaggcgacTTAGTAatgacggtttggagatttttattgcagggaatgttgataaacgcagcaaagcggaccaactTCATGttatttttaagaatcaagactatatttttttagagatatgAGAAGaaggccacaaactgggctaaattgccgcccatcgaaaagaggcgcctgaaacagtcgctccactgtttcacccctaacgccggacCTGGTTAGCGCCCTATTTGAGTCGTGAAGTTTATTTTGAttctcttcaaaatatttcaccTGTTTTGCTTGATGCAGCTGTTGATTTCGGAGGCCTGCAAGGAATGTCGACTTCAATcctataaattattttgtttgagGTTACAAAATCAGAAGTTAACTCGACACGAATAAACGATAGAAGCAACTTCTTCAGAGAATGGAGAACGTTTGCaacaaattgtgaaaaaatcaataaatgataaaaaatcaataactaATCTGATCAAATGAGCATAGATATGTATTGAGCAGAATGGTTGCCATTTTGAGCAATTTTCGCTAATTTTTTATCTGCTTCGAAGGCTTTTAAATAGGGGTTTTTCAtcaagatattatttttttaaaactcaTTTTAATtgctttttcaattttgtagaaaaatattatGTGTATGTAGGTGGTTCACGAAATCATCATCAATCAAGGGATAATTGGCtttaatatacaatataaaatatcacaaaatgaaCTACAATACTGGATAAGAAGCCATAGTGGCAATTCCACATGGGTTACTTCTTTTCATGGACAATCTGAAGTAACCAGCTTCTCCCCAAGTAGAGCCCCATGAATTTTTGATGATGTAGTATGATTGTCCGTTAGCATTTCCATAACCAACAGCAAGAACTCCGTGGTTCAAAGACTGGCTGCTACAAGAGTTGTCATTGAAGATACCACTCCTGTACCTCTGCAGGTTTGCTGTGGCGTCAATGGCAACAGAAATTGGACCCACTCTAGCGATTGCCAACTGGAGATCTACAACATTTCCATATGCAATGTTTACAAACCTAGAGACTCTTGTAACGATTTTTGAAGGATTCGCTTGACACCGTTCGTTTCTTGCTCTATAGGGATAGTTTTGTTCACTTTCAATTCCATGGTCCCGGACGTAGTTGAAGGCAGATGTCATCAGTCCTCCATTACAACCCTTGTTACCATAGGCAGTGGAGCAATCGACAAGATTTTGTTCGCTGAGGGATGTCAGTTTACGTCTTCTGCCGAGTTGACCTTCAATGGCACCAGTCTAGAAAAAAAACTCGTtaataaattgattttgatttcttACATTAAGTTAAAATCAGAAAAACACTTTGTAAAGGTTGTCtttttagaggtatataactttaagttggcattaccgttcaagatggcgaccgattcaacagcttttgagtgattcattttcagtttggtttggcaatttatcatgaatagactcacgcctgaacaacgcttgcaaacagtgcaatttcatttcggaaataatggttctgtgcggaatacgtatcgcgcactacgtccattttatcgtcgacaaaatcgtccatcagagcagttaattcgattaaccatggaacgttttcgcaccacgtttactcttattgatatatcgcatccccagagacgccgtacggtgcgtaaaGAAGAAGCTaatgctgctgtagagcgtagcattgaggaagacccgaatgagtctatccgccatcgagcacaggaattggatctgtgtccatccacttcatggaagattttgcggaaggaccTTGgcttgcgtgcttacaaaatccaactcgtgcaaaaattgaagccaaacgatcatcaagtaaggcgtagattcgtcgaatggtgcggaatacgtatcgcgcactacgtccattttattttgtttagcgatgaagcgcacttctggttgaatcgctacgtcaacaaacagaacagcctcatttggagtgaagctaatcctcaagtgtaggtcgaaacaccgttacatccagaaaaactgactgtttggtgcgctttatgggctggtggaatcattggtccgtacttcttcaaaaacgatgatggccagaacgttacagtcaatggtgatcggtatagagtcatgattacaattttttccattcctgaattgaacaatcatgatgtccaggagctgtagttccaacaagacggcgcaacatgtcacacagctcgtgccacaatcgatttattgaaagaaacgtttggtgaccgcctaatttcacgttttggacctgtgaattggcctccaagatcttgtgatttaacaccgccagactactttctgaggggctatgtaaagtcattggtctatgcggttaagccacaaacccttgaccattttgaagacaacatttgccgtgttattgccgatatacggccacaaatgttggaaaaagtcatcgaaaattggacgtccagattggactacatcctagcaagccatggcggtcatatgccagaaatcatatttaaaatgtaatgccacaagattatcttgaggataaataacatttatgtcaatcgaataatccatcgttgttttatcgcaatttaaagttctatagctctgaagaaaaacaccctttacttcctGAACATAAAACTAAATATTCCTCAATAGCGATATGTTATGGTAAATTAGAGTACTCAGTATAGTTCTTAAACATGTCCGCGATTATTTGATCCGGAAAAAGTTTTCTCCATCAATCTATAATATAATAGATATAATACTTGAAGAGAGAACTCACTTCTACTGTTTATGAGCTGTGTAAACTATCTTGACAACATAAATCTGAAAAGGTCACGAAAAACAATATGCGAACATTTTTATGATATTACGGAAGTAAACCTCCCTCAAGATGACGGATGTTAAAAAACGacgtttcaatattttatgaactATTCAAAGACCTCAAAATAAGTTTCATATAAACATGTGCTCCGAATAAGTCGATTTGGAGATATGAGCGATTTTCGATTTTAATTTTCCGAGTTATTTTTGACTTCTAGTATGTAGTAGATGTAATAGAATAAGGCATTTTAAATTCTGAAATTATAATTCTTCCTCAACAACACAGTGGGAGTAATGACTCAAATCGGATGTAAAATACTCAATAAAAGTACGTGAATGTCATATAAAAATCGAATGTTTTCTGCTAGCAAAACTAATGaaccaactgaaaatattttaattgtgATTTCAGAAAACAAGCCATCTGAAAGATGAAAATGAATCGAATATAGTATTTTGTTGCGCTAgtaattcatttgaaaacagAAAATCACTTATATCTCCAAATTAGGATTTTGAACTAATTTCAGGTTAGTAATAAGCTCCCAAAATATTAAAACTTTGTGTTTTAACATCCGGAATATTCGGAAACAATTTTGAATAAAGGATAAATCTAGCCGGTTCAAAGTGAAAgggaagaaataagaaaaagcGTAATTTACTGTATATCTCAAATTTCTCCCTATTCATAAGAAAATATGATTCGAATATCAATTATGAATATTATCTGGTAAGTGAAAAATTACAAGTATAAAAAGTTTTCCTCCAGAAGTGACATCTTAGAGACTTAGTAGTAGAAATAAGGGAGTATACAggatggccactttttcaatgggattgtattggtaacttttaaaccataagagttaggaggttggtcaaatggagaaaaagttgcatgcatagaagcattatcaagcagttcgaacaaatcgaaattatcagggccggttattgagatatcataagaaaagtaaattctgtcattttgtttttttttcccactttatttcgaatattatcagaaaatgttacaggaatttttttattcggcagtaaattgttctcaatttgacgaaatcagatttcgtatacaacgtttcgtgctctctgggccaccctcaacctcatttttttcaatacggacctgtatatttcatgacacttttcgaaataacttttgacgctgaattcaacgatatatcatacaatgtcattcaaagttgattttcagatgattttgacctttatccaattttctttgggtcggatctgtagtgaatgcaattcatcaaaaactgctctaaataaaatagtcaagagacgcgaatacaatgattttaaatttgaataccaagacTTGCAAAACTTAtttcgtaatgatatcaaaataaagttcgattttgtaatttgtttcaacggaacaaatgacaaatccaacaatagtaaTTTCTCgcgagattgagaatgtattggaatgtattcaagaagacaaaataagcaaatgtataagaagtatggtttccggaaccgttaagtgcattttacaaaatgttggacatttcgaacacttacttcattcatattcatttactttcgaataatcattcgatttttctttcattaaatgataattcgtttaatttttatgaattgaaatatgtaaataattattacttgtttcttgatttgattctgatatgttccatttagttcaagatgagtaagatgattttctcatcgaaatgtattgcatgttgttaattaaactaaaggtacctaaatgtaatacagatccgacccaaagaaatttggataagggtcaaaaatcacctgaaaatcaactttgaatgacattatatgatatatcgttgaattcagcgttaaaagttatttcgaaaagtgtcataaaatatacaggttcttattgaaaaaaaatgaggttgagggtggcccagagagcacgaaacgttggatacgaaatctgattacgtcaaattgagaacaatttactgtcgaataaaaaattcctctaacattttctgataatatttgaaataaagtgggaaataatgaaaaatcaaaatgacagaatttacttttcttatgatatctcaataaccggccctgataatctcgattcgtttgaactgcttgataatgcttctatgcatgcaactttttctccatttgaccgaccttctaactcttatagtttagaagttaccaatacaatcccattgaaaaagtggccaccctgtagataaAAGAAAAGCGTAATAAGTCAATTCGTGAAAATGTGAACTCACAGCACTAAAAGACCAGCATGATCCACACTGTCCTTGATTCTTCACGGGAGTAACAACTCCAGCTGACCTCCAGTCGATTGCTCCAACGTTGGAGAAGCTTTCGCTTGCATTGAAGATGTCACCAACAACGACTGGTCTGTTGAGCAAACCTTTGTTCACGTATTGCATGAATTCTTCTTCAGTCCAATCAGTGAATTGGTTGATGCCTTCAGTATGAGTCGCCTTTCCTTGTTCGTAAAGGGCGTTGTGtgcttcaattttttctaaGTTAACTTTGAATGCTGCCAAACGTTTACGTGCTTCAATTGGAGATCTGTAGGATTTTCCATATTGCACCTGATAATTCGAAAAGAAACTTATTTTGTTACTTCATTCCACTCACacaattttatcaattattaattataattaattatagaCTGAGCAATTTTCGTCTCAAAATTCAACTAGAATCgatgaaaaacaaattcattgttttaattgcgTAGAACTTTCTCACCTGGTAATTTTTCCATTCTTGCTGAACTTCTTCGTCACTGATGGCGTTGACGAAACCAATCACCACAACACAAATAAGAGCTGAAACCTTCATTTCGGCTAATCTGATCAACGCTAAATGAAAACTAATTGTCTCAGTTggacaaatttcaaaatttagggTGATGTTTACCGATTTCACGTTATAAAGGTTTCTAAGGATCAGATTAGGTTTTTTCAGTCAGAaagatttcattttcatttgagaAATGCGATTACTTGATaactaaattaatttatttttagacACGAATTTTTCTCTTTGTAATCGATAACGACCAAACTGtaaaattctttgaaatataTCTCTGAAATGAATGGAtgataatggatgaaaaaaacacTTCGATTTCATTCATGATTTCCGAGAATTATTGGGCATTTCGAAATAGTGGGTTATTCTGTGAATTCCATGAATTTCTGTACAGTTCTATTTTCAGATCAATTTCTTCGGTCATCTTGATAAGTCGATATCTTGATTACGACTTGGAGTCAATGTAGGTATTCATCTTTAGATTTCGATTTGGTTTAATAGGGAGTTATGCATTTcacttttcattaaaaattgaaattagatAAGGAATTTTACATCGATGCTTCTAAAGATAAATACGAAGTTGCATCCTTATTAAAAGAAAACTCAATAACTCAGTATCCTTCAAACTTCCACCTACCTGCAGCATTCATACTGGTGATCTATTCGCTATTTAAAAGTTCCTATTCATCACCGACGCCAGGCCAACATATAGCAATATTCACAGACTCACTATCATCAATTCAGTCGATATCCAACATCTATTCTAATAACCCACTAATACAAAAAATTCAGGTAAGATGTCATATACTCAAAACCAACAAAGACATCTCTGAGACCATCATTTAGATACCATCTCATGTAGGTATACTACCACTAATACAAAAAATTCAGGTAAGATGCCTATACTCAAAACCAACAAAGACATCTCTGTAACCATCATTTGGATATCATCTCATGTAGGCATAGAAGGAAATGAAGCTGCTGACCAATCCGCGAATCTAGCACGATCCTCTGATCTTTTACCTCAAACTTTCAGATGCACTCAGACCTAAAGCCGATAATAAAGTTGAAATCCCTTCAAGACTAGCAAAACAAATGGAGTTTCAGCAATAACAAGCTATATACAATCCAGTCTGAAATCGATTCCCCGATAAAAATCAGTCTCAATAGAAAAGACAAAATAGTAAAGAGGAGATTAAGAATAGCATACACCAGGCTGACACGCGGCTACTTGATGTCATCAGAAGAAAttcctatatacagggtggccactttttcaatgggattgtattggtaacttttaaaccataagagttaggaggtcggtcaaatggaggaAAAGTTGCATgtatagaagcattatcaagcagttcaaacaaatcgagattatcagggccggttttcgagatatcataagaaaagtaaattatatcattttgagttttctttttttcccactttatttcaaatattataaaaaaatgttacaggaattttttattcgacagtaaattattctcaatttgacgtaatcagatttcgtatccaacgtttcgtactctctgggccaccttcaaccttatttttttcaatacggacctgcatattttatgacatttttcgaaataacttttaacgctaaattcaacgatatatcatacaatgtcattcaaagttgattttcaggagattttgaccctcatccaaaattaaaggtgtgtatgtaagaaaaaacaagtataTTAACGATATTGGCATGTGTGTTAAGCCTTAGCTGTTATAGTCGCTGATAATATCGCTCTGAAGAATTTCTTATTTAAGAGGGATATAGCTGGCGAGAAAAATTTCCGAAACCGTGTGTATACAATTGCATAGGTATTTCTCCTCATTTTTTATTTAAGTAATATCATATATTGCATTGCTATGTTGTTCTGTGGAGGATTGATTTCGATTGAAATAAGTCAATAACAAATTAGTGATACTGTCGACTACCACATTAATATTATCGAT
This window contains:
- the LOC123682580 gene encoding procathepsin L-like isoform X3, translating into MKVSALICVVVIGFVNAISDEEVQQEWKNYQVQYGKSYRSPIEARKRLAAFKVNLEKIEAHNALYEQGKATHTEGINQFTDWTEEEFMQYVNKGLLNRPVVVGDIFNASESFSNVGAIDWRSAGVVTPVKNQGQCGSCWSFSATGAIEGQLGRRRKLTSLSEQNLVDCSTAYGNKGCNGGLMTSAFNYVRDHGIESEQNYPYRARNERCQANPSKIVTRVSRFVNIAYGNVVDLQLAIARVGPISVAIDATANLQRYRSGIFNDNSCSSQSLNHGVLAVGYGNANGQSYYIIKNSWGSTWGEAGYFRLSMKRSNPCGIATMASYPVL